The proteins below come from a single Aspergillus oryzae RIB40 DNA, chromosome 5 genomic window:
- a CDS encoding fungal specific transcription factor domain-containing protein (predicted protein), with translation MLPALDMLWDIFGDYIAQDEPSRLRTVVRIFENSYQQVPGRLAMNVGELCQWISGKNVRWETIGSVLQIATMGLIHTPERDATLIDPQQRNKDEVLAQMLEVIDQLLPLSNALPAVNQLMVCLKYYQMMLASQRFGDSSMELSRVLFMARAILIFRVGRWLYSSLGELSSCVYATGIHQYDIPTGRYPGFIDLWRRRCFAVVYSIDKTIATILGRPPSLTRHYCVLKPPLDIDDDIDTSNYEQSLQMLDSNGWNTDGKRRPSTTVRLRFLLATIREEILELHLGVNYVDIEGKTRYSLNSRTRNITRANMFIAISCKTFIQFGIRARAI, from the coding sequence ATGCTTCCTGCGCTCGATATGCTATGGGATATCTTTGGGGACTATATTGCCCAAGATGAACCATCAAGGCTACGCACAGTTGTCCGCATTTTCGAAAACTCATACCAACAAGTCCCCGGCAGATTGGCCATGAACGTTGGTGAGCTGTGCCAATGGATCAGCGGCAAGAATGTCAGGTGGGAAACCATCGGTAGTGTCTTACAGATTGCTACTATGGGCTTGATTCATACCCCCGAGCGTGATGCTACCCTTATTGATCCCCAACAGAGAAACAAGGATGAGGTTCTTGCTCAAATGCTCGAGGTCATAGATCAACTACTACCACTTAGCAATGCACTGCCTGCTGTCAATCAGCTCATGGTTTGCCTGAAATATTATCAGATGATGCTTGCCTCTCAAAGATTCGGTGACTCAAGTATGGAGTTGTCAAGGGTTCTGTTTATGGCTAGAGCAATACTGATATTTCGTGTAGGTCGTTGGTTGTACTCGTCCCTAGGGGAACTCTCTTCATGCGTTTACGCCACGGGAATCCACCAGTACGATATACCTACGGGACGTTATCCGGGGTTTATTGACTTGTGGCGCAGGAGGTGCTTCGCCGTCGTGTATTCCATAGACAAAACTATTGCCACAATACTAGGGCGACCACCCTCACTGACCCGACATTATTGTGTCTTGAAGCCGCCACTAGACATTGATGATGACATAGATACTTCGAACTACGAGCAGAGTCTCCAAATGCTAGATAGCAATGGGTGGAATACCGACGGAAAACGACGCCCGTCTACTACCGTTCGTCTTCGGTTCCTTCTGGCGACAATTCGAGAGGAGATTCTTGAGCTACACTTGGGGGTTAACTATGTCGACATTGAGGGGAAAACAAGGTATAGCCTAAATAGCAGGACCCGTAACATTACTCGAGCTAATATGTTTATAGCAATATCTTGCAAAACCTTCATTCAATTTGGGATACGTGCCCGAGCCATATGA
- a CDS encoding uncharacterized protein (predicted protein) gives MPIWGPTCDGCDYVVRGATLRCEAKVRDWLVYKNMGATRFNGFSIGVKEVRKGPRNIAACSTIIATRPFCDIRGVKDFVQDAGQSRLDLLAEPQITTPGPSYPAEAGDVKGELPYDFRPGQAGIGTAQ, from the exons ATGCCTATCTGGGGACCAACTTGTGATGGGTGTGACTATGTTGTTCGGGGTGCTACTCTTCGTTGTGAGGCGAAGGTTAGGGATTGGTTGGTGTATAAGAATATGGGAG CTACTCGGTTTAATGGCTTCTCGA TCGGAGTCAAGGAGGTCAGGAAAGGCCCACGAAACATCGCTGCTTGTTCCACCATCATTGCTACTCGACCCTTCTGCGACATACGAGGGGTCAAGGATTTTGTCCAGGATGCTGGTCAGTCTCGCCTTGACCTTCTTGCAGAACCCCAGATTACCACTCCCGGGCCTAGCTACCCAGCTGAGGCAGGAGATGTAAAGGGTGAGCTCCCGTATGATTTCCGCCCGGGGCAAGCCGGGATAGGCACCGCTCAGTAG
- a CDS encoding uncharacterized protein (predicted protein): MRTSLSTTVCLGLLLPAAPTLCNPLDAVNSNAESIRHDSAQLQPLKPLNTAHPLAVRSPDWGCAEDNKRCGIMCIPKDQECKPEDNDGCAKDNKRCGLNCIPNDQECNPDDNDWCSKDNKRCGFSCIDKDQECNSENAGWFWDWRRSLEHNPLALAARSPDWGCAEDNKRCGIMCIPKSEECNGETGGWDWWKRSLEARSNAVAVRSPDWGCAEDNKRCGIMCIPRSEECNGETGGWDWWKRSLEDNSHALAVRSPDWGCADDNKRCGIMCIPKTEECNPNYGCSDNNKRCGIMCIDKDQECNSETGGWDWWKRSLEVKSPALAARSPDGFGCADDNKRCGWMCISKDEQCCGNQGSCSANEECHKNDDGGYGCCAKGETCTNTNGTWLNGVREVGNDIKDGVKSVVNGGAADLRPGMVAVGTMASLFVVAMML, translated from the coding sequence ATGCGGACCTCATTATCTACTACTGTCTGTCtcggcctccttctccctgcCGCTCCGACCCTTTGCAACCCTCTCGACGCTGTTAACTCGAACGCTGAATCCATCCGCCATGACTCCGCTCAACTCCAACCCTTGAAACCCCTCAACACCGCCCATCCTCTCGCAGTACGCTCGCCCGACTGGGGATGCGCTGAGGACAACAAGCGATGCGGTATAATGTGTATTCCAAAGGACCAAGAATGCAAACCCGAGGACAATGACGGGTGTGCCAAAGACAACAAGCGATGCGGTTTGAACTGTATTCCCAATGATCAAGAATGCAACCCCGATGACAATGACTGGTGCTCCAAGGATAATAAGCGATGCGGTTTCTCATGTATTGACAAGGACCAGGAATGCAATAGTGAAAATGCCGGCTGGTTTTGGGATTGGCGGAGGAGCCTCGAGCATAATCCCCTTGCTCTTGCAGCTCGCTCGCCTGATTGGGGATGTGCTGAGGACAACAAACGATGTGGCATCATGTGTATTCCGAAGAGTGAGGAATGCAACGGTGAGActggtggttgggattggtggaagaggagtcTTGAGGCTAGGTCAAATGCTGTCGCAGTGCGCTCGCCTGACTGGGGATGTGCTGAGGATAACAAAAGGTGCGGCATTATGTGTATTCCAAGGAGCGAGGAGTGCAATGGCGAAACTGGTGGCTGGgattggtggaagaggagccTTGAGGATAATTCCCATGCTCTTGCAGTGCGCTCGCCTGATTGGGGATGTGCGGACGATAACAAGCGATGTGGAATCATGTGTATTCCTAAGACGGAGGAGTGCAACCCCAACTATGGATGCTCTGACAATAACAAGCGATGTGGTATCATGTGTATTGACAAGGACCAAGAATGCAACAGTGAAACCGGCGGCTGGGactggtggaagaggagccTTGAGGTTAAGTCCCCTGCTCTCGCAGCGCGCTCACCTGACGGTTTTGGATGCGCCGATGACAATAAGAGATGTGGTTGGATGTGcatctccaaggatgagCAATGCTGTGGCAACCAAGGCAGCTGCAGCGCGAATGAAGAGTGTCACAAAAACGATGATGGCGGGTACGGCTGCTGTGCCAAGGGTGAGACTTGCACAAACACTAATGGCACCTGGCTCAATGGAGTCAGGGAAGttggcaatgatatcaaagatggTGTGAAGAGTGTCGTCAATGGTGGAGCTGCTGACTTGAGGCCCGGCATGGTTGCTGTCGGGACGATGGCCTCTCTGTTTGTTGTTGCCATGATGCTTtag